TTTGGTTAGTCAGACTGAAACTATAACAACAAATGACCTCAAAAAAGCAGCTTGTTGTACGCTTTCAGAAAGTTTTGAAACCAATGCTTCTGTTGATGCCACTACTGCCGATGCTGTTACAGGTTCTCGTCAAATAAAAATGCTAGGACTTGATGGGGTGTATTCTCAACTTTTAGTAGAAGGAATGCCGATGATGCGAGGTCTGAATGTTCGCTCTGGACTAGGCTTTATTTCTGGAACGTGGGTTTCTTCTATTGACATCAATAAAGGTGCAGGTTCGGTAGTCAATGGATATGAATCTATTACTGGACAAATCAATACGCAGCTTGCTTCTCCAACCAAAAAGAAAGAAGAAAATGAAAATCTTTTTAATCTTTATTTGAATCCGAATGGTAGAATGGAAGCAAATCTAAACCTTATCCATCATATCAACTCTAAGTGGCAATCAGCAACACTTCTGCATGCAAGTGGTTCTGTAATGGAGAATGATAGAAATAATGATGGCTTTTTAGATTTACCAAAATACAGACAATTCAATGTTTTGAACCGTTGGAAATACGAAGGAAAAAAGTTTGAAACACAGTTTGGCATTCGTGTTTTGGATGAAAACAGATATGGAGGACAAGTAGATTACCAATCTACAAATTATGGAAAATCAAATTTTAAATTTGTAGAACAAAATGCGTATGGTGTAGAAATGAATACAAGTAGAACTGAAGTTTGGGGAAAACTAGGTCTTTTTCTGAGTAAAAATCTAAACTTTGGAAACCAACTCACAGCAAATTATCATAAACTCAATCAAGTTTGGGGAAGAAAGTTTTTTGACGGCGAAGAAAAGTATTTTTTCTACAATGGAATTTTAGATTGGAATATTTCTAAAAAACATTTGCTTCGTAGTGGTGTGAGTTATGTTTATAACTATACTTCACGAGTCTATATCGATTATTCAATAGGAGATAATGCAGAAGCATATATTATTCCTTTAAGGAAAGAAAAAATTCCTGCTATTTTTACAGAATATACTTTCAATCAAGATGGAGATGTTACGATTGTGGCTGGTGTACGTTCTGATTTTCATAATCTGTATGGAACACAGATTTCTCCTCGCTTAAATCTAAAATGGAACGCTGCTGAAAACACAGTATTTCGTGCTTCGGCAGGGCGTGGATTTCGTGTAGCCAATCCGATTGTGGAGAATGCTCGTTTTTTTGCTAGTTCAAGAAGTTTGTTTCTACCTCAAAATCTAAATCCAGAAATTGCTTGGAATATGGGAGCTAGTTTTGTACAAGGCTTTGAAATAGCAGAGCGCAAAGGAAAAATCACGCTAGATTTTTATAGAACAGACTTCGAAAATCAAGTGGTTCTGAATGTAGAAAATCCGTCTGAAATTCGTTTTAGCAATCTTGATGAAGAATCGTATGCTAATAGTTTCCAAGCACAAGCAGAATACGAACTTTTGAAAGGTTTTGACATCATTTTTGCCTATAAATATTATGATGTCAAAACGACTATCAATAATGAGTTGGTTGCCGTACCTTATACAGCCAAACATCGTTTCTTTACTAACTTGGAATACAAAACAAAAAATAAAAAATGGGCTTTCGATTGGACTGGACAGTTTATCGGCTCGCAACGTCTGCCAGCTTCTTTTGATGAGAATAACGACAATCAAATCATTGAAAGTTCTCAAAGTCCAGCCTATTTCTTAATGAACGCACAGATTACACGTAATTTCAAAATCTCAAATAAACCTCTTGAAGTTTATATTGGTGGGGAGAATTTAACAAATTACTCACAACCCAACCCAATTATCAACGCTGATAATCCTTTTGGAGAAAGATTTGACACAAGCAATATTTATGCTCCAATTATGGGAGCGATGGGCTATGCAGGTCTTCGTTTTTATTTCTAAATTTTAATTTAATCAAACTTTAA
The sequence above is a segment of the Bernardetia sp. genome. Coding sequences within it:
- a CDS encoding TonB-dependent receptor, which codes for MKKYNFTVCKFMVAILFFLLPISLFAQDNSFIKGKVSETSQSNSDSLSALPFANVVWKGTTIGTTTDENGNFQLKRISQTDDLVISYTGYQSDTISIEGQSFINITLKSSSLADVVVEGNTDDILVSQTETITTNDLKKAACCTLSESFETNASVDATTADAVTGSRQIKMLGLDGVYSQLLVEGMPMMRGLNVRSGLGFISGTWVSSIDINKGAGSVVNGYESITGQINTQLASPTKKKEENENLFNLYLNPNGRMEANLNLIHHINSKWQSATLLHASGSVMENDRNNDGFLDLPKYRQFNVLNRWKYEGKKFETQFGIRVLDENRYGGQVDYQSTNYGKSNFKFVEQNAYGVEMNTSRTEVWGKLGLFLSKNLNFGNQLTANYHKLNQVWGRKFFDGEEKYFFYNGILDWNISKKHLLRSGVSYVYNYTSRVYIDYSIGDNAEAYIIPLRKEKIPAIFTEYTFNQDGDVTIVAGVRSDFHNLYGTQISPRLNLKWNAAENTVFRASAGRGFRVANPIVENARFFASSRSLFLPQNLNPEIAWNMGASFVQGFEIAERKGKITLDFYRTDFENQVVLNVENPSEIRFSNLDEESYANSFQAQAEYELLKGFDIIFAYKYYDVKTTINNELVAVPYTAKHRFFTNLEYKTKNKKWAFDWTGQFIGSQRLPASFDENNDNQIIESSQSPAYFLMNAQITRNFKISNKPLEVYIGGENLTNYSQPNPIINADNPFGERFDTSNIYAPIMGAMGYAGLRFYF